One stretch of Manis pentadactyla isolate mManPen7 chromosome 10, mManPen7.hap1, whole genome shotgun sequence DNA includes these proteins:
- the LOC130679045 gene encoding olfactory receptor 6C74-like isoform X1: MENHTRVTVFILTGLTEDPQLEMVLFTFLLLTYLLSITGNLIIITLTLLDTHLKTPMYFFLRNFSFLEISYTTTCIPKLLVMMATGDKTISYNSCAAQVFFAFLLGASEFYLLAAMSYDRYVAICKPLHYTVIMSTKICTQLVFCCWLAGFFVILPPLLLGLNIDFCDSNTIDHFYCDTTPLLQISCSDTQLFETMGFVSAVMTLLVTLAMVIVSYTYIAITILKIPSANQRKKAFSTCSSHMIVISLSYGSCIFMYVKPSVKQRVSFSKGIAVLNTSVAPLLNPFIYTLRNQQVKKSFMNMIHRVVSLPNK, from the coding sequence ATGGAGAACCACACAAGAGTGACAGTGTTCATCCTAACAGGTCTGACTGAAGATCCACAGCTGGAGATGGTGTTGTTTACCTTCCTGCTGCTCACCTACCTGCTCAGCATCACCGGCAATCTGATCATCATCACACTCACCCTGCTGGATACTCACCTCaagacccccatgtacttcttccttcgAAATTTTTCCTTCCTAGAAATTTCCTATACCACTACATGCATCCCTAAATTGCTGGTGATGATGGCAACTGGGGACAAAACCATTTCCTATAACAGTTGTGCAGCTCAGGTGTTTTTTGCCTTCCTTCTTGGAGCATCTGAATTTTACCTGCTGgcagccatgtcctatgaccgctatgttgccatctgTAAGCCCCTGCATTACACAGTCATCATGAGCACTAAAATCTGCACACAGCTTGTCTTCTGTTGTTGGCTTGCAGGTTTTTTTGTCATCTTACCACCACTCCTCTTAGGCCTAAACATTGATTTCTGTGACTCTAACACTATTGATCATTTCTACTGTGACACAACTCCCCTCCTGCAGATCTCCTGCTCAGACACACAGCTGTTTGAGACAATGGGATTCGTTTCTGCTGTGATGACACTCCTGGTCACCTTGGCAATGGTGATAGTATCATATACGTATATTGCGATAACAATTCTAAAAATCCCTTCAGCCAATCAGAGGAAAAAAGCTTTCTCAACATGTTCTTCTCACATGATTGTGATCTCCCTTTcttatggcagctgcatcttcatgTATGTTAAACCATCAGTGAAACAGAGAGTATCTTTTTCCAAGGGAATTGCAGTTCTCAATACCTCTGTTGCACCACTTTTGAACCCTTTCATCTACACCTTACGGAACCAACAGGTAAAAAAATCCTTCATGAATATGATACACAGAGTTGTTTCTCTCCCAAACAAATGA
- the LOC130679045 gene encoding olfactory receptor 6C74-like isoform X2, which produces MENHTRVTVFILTGLTEDPQLEMVLFTFLLLTYLLSITGNLIIITLTLLDTHLKTPMYFFLRNFSFLEISYTTTCIPKLLVMMATGDKTISYNSCAAQVFFAFLLGASEFYLLAAMSYDRYVAICKPLHYTVIMSTKICTQLVFCCWLAGFFVILPPLLLGLNIDFCDSNTIDHFYCDTTPLLQISCSDTQLFETMGFVSAVMTLLVTLAMVIVSYTYIAITILKIPSANQRKKAFSTCSSHMIVISLSYGSCIFMYVKPSVKQRVSFSKGIAVLNTSVAPLLNPFIYTLRNQQSH; this is translated from the exons ATGGAGAACCACACAAGAGTGACAGTGTTCATCCTAACAGGTCTGACTGAAGATCCACAGCTGGAGATGGTGTTGTTTACCTTCCTGCTGCTCACCTACCTGCTCAGCATCACCGGCAATCTGATCATCATCACACTCACCCTGCTGGATACTCACCTCaagacccccatgtacttcttccttcgAAATTTTTCCTTCCTAGAAATTTCCTATACCACTACATGCATCCCTAAATTGCTGGTGATGATGGCAACTGGGGACAAAACCATTTCCTATAACAGTTGTGCAGCTCAGGTGTTTTTTGCCTTCCTTCTTGGAGCATCTGAATTTTACCTGCTGgcagccatgtcctatgaccgctatgttgccatctgTAAGCCCCTGCATTACACAGTCATCATGAGCACTAAAATCTGCACACAGCTTGTCTTCTGTTGTTGGCTTGCAGGTTTTTTTGTCATCTTACCACCACTCCTCTTAGGCCTAAACATTGATTTCTGTGACTCTAACACTATTGATCATTTCTACTGTGACACAACTCCCCTCCTGCAGATCTCCTGCTCAGACACACAGCTGTTTGAGACAATGGGATTCGTTTCTGCTGTGATGACACTCCTGGTCACCTTGGCAATGGTGATAGTATCATATACGTATATTGCGATAACAATTCTAAAAATCCCTTCAGCCAATCAGAGGAAAAAAGCTTTCTCAACATGTTCTTCTCACATGATTGTGATCTCCCTTTcttatggcagctgcatcttcatgTATGTTAAACCATCAGTGAAACAGAGAGTATCTTTTTCCAAGGGAATTGCAGTTCTCAATACCTCTGTTGCACCACTTTTGAACCCTTTCATCTACACCTTACGGAACCAACAG agtCACTGA
- the LOC130679045 gene encoding olfactory receptor 6C74-like isoform X3, producing the protein MENHTRVTVFILTGLTEDPQLEMVLFTFLLLTYLLSITGNLIIITLTLLDTHLKTPMYFFLRNFSFLEISYTTTCIPKLLVMMATGDKTISYNSCAAQVFFAFLLGASEFYLLAAMSYDRYVAICKPLHYTVIMSTKICTQLVFCCWLAGFFVILPPLLLGLNIDFCDSNTIDHFYCDTTPLLQISCSDTQLFETMGFVSAVMTLLVTLAMVIVSYTYIAITILKIPSANQRKKAFSTCSSHMIVISLSYGSCIFMYVKPSVKQRVSFSKGIAVLNTSVAPLLNPFIYTLRNQQT; encoded by the coding sequence ATGGAGAACCACACAAGAGTGACAGTGTTCATCCTAACAGGTCTGACTGAAGATCCACAGCTGGAGATGGTGTTGTTTACCTTCCTGCTGCTCACCTACCTGCTCAGCATCACCGGCAATCTGATCATCATCACACTCACCCTGCTGGATACTCACCTCaagacccccatgtacttcttccttcgAAATTTTTCCTTCCTAGAAATTTCCTATACCACTACATGCATCCCTAAATTGCTGGTGATGATGGCAACTGGGGACAAAACCATTTCCTATAACAGTTGTGCAGCTCAGGTGTTTTTTGCCTTCCTTCTTGGAGCATCTGAATTTTACCTGCTGgcagccatgtcctatgaccgctatgttgccatctgTAAGCCCCTGCATTACACAGTCATCATGAGCACTAAAATCTGCACACAGCTTGTCTTCTGTTGTTGGCTTGCAGGTTTTTTTGTCATCTTACCACCACTCCTCTTAGGCCTAAACATTGATTTCTGTGACTCTAACACTATTGATCATTTCTACTGTGACACAACTCCCCTCCTGCAGATCTCCTGCTCAGACACACAGCTGTTTGAGACAATGGGATTCGTTTCTGCTGTGATGACACTCCTGGTCACCTTGGCAATGGTGATAGTATCATATACGTATATTGCGATAACAATTCTAAAAATCCCTTCAGCCAATCAGAGGAAAAAAGCTTTCTCAACATGTTCTTCTCACATGATTGTGATCTCCCTTTcttatggcagctgcatcttcatgTATGTTAAACCATCAGTGAAACAGAGAGTATCTTTTTCCAAGGGAATTGCAGTTCTCAATACCTCTGTTGCACCACTTTTGAACCCTTTCATCTACACCTTACGGAACCAACAG